A DNA window from Brassica napus cultivar Da-Ae chromosome A4, Da-Ae, whole genome shotgun sequence contains the following coding sequences:
- the LOC125608319 gene encoding probable xyloglucan endotransglucosylase/hydrolase protein 32, which yields MGNSLISLLPVFQFLVLLGSSVNAYWPPSPGYWPSSKVGSLSFYKGFKNLWGPQHQRTDQNGLTIWLDRTSGSGFKSVKPFRSGYFGASIKLQPGYTAGVITSLYLSNQEAHPGFHDEVDIEFLGTTFGKPYTLQTNVYIRGSGDGKIIGREMKFRLWFDPTSGFHHYAILWNPREIIFLVDDIPIRRYPKKSAATFPLRPMWLYGSIWDASSWATEDGKYKADYKYQPFTAKYTNFKAIGCTAYSPARCHPVSASPYRSGGLTRNQYQAMRWVQTHNMIYNYCKDYKRDHSLTPECLR from the exons ATGGGTAACTCTCTGATCTCTCTTCTCCCAGTCTTCCAATTTTTGGTGTTATTAGGATCCTCAGTAAATGCCTATTGGCCACCATCACCTGGTTACTGGCCAAGCTCCAAGGTTGGCTCCTTGAGCTTCTACAAAGGTTTTAAGAATCTTTGGGGTCCTCAGCATCAGAGAACGGACCAAAATGGCCTCACCATCTGGCTCGATAGAACCTCAG GAAGTGGATTTAAGTCAGTGAAGCCATTCAGATCAGGCTATTTTGGAGCTTCCATAAAGCTCCAACCTGGCTACACTGCTGGAGTCATCACATCTCTCTAT CTGTCAAATCAAGAGGCACATCCAGGATTCCATGATGAAGTGGACATTGAATTTTTGGGGACAACATTTGGGAAACCATACACACTTCAGACAAATGTGTACATTAGAGGAAGTGGTGATGGCAAAATCATTGGTCGTGAGATGAAGTTTCGCTTGTGGTTTGATCCAACTTCGGGGTTTCACCACTATGCTATTCTTTGGAACCCTAGAGAAATCAT ATTTTTGGTGGATGATATTCCCATAAGAAGATACCCAAAAAAGAGTGCAGCTACATTTCCTTTGAGACCAATGTGGCTTTATGGTTCCATATGGGATGCTTCTTCTTGGGCAACTGAAGATGGTAAATACAAAGCTGACTATAAATACCAACCTTTTACTGCCAAATACACTAATTTCAAAGCCATCGGTTGCACCGCTTACTCACCAGCACGATGCCATCCAGTGTCCGCTTCGCCATACCGTTCTGGCGGCTTAACCCGAAACCAATACCAAGCAATGAGATGGGTGCAAACACATAATATGATATACAATTATTGCAAAGATTATAAGCGTGACCATTCTCTAACGCCTGAATGTTTGCGTTAg
- the LOC125575112 gene encoding S-adenosylmethionine synthase 3-like, with the protein METFLFTSESVNEGHPDKLCDQVSDAILDACLEQDPESKVACETCTKTNMVMVFGEITTSAKVDYEKIVRATCREIGFVSADVGLDADKCNVLVNIEQQSPDIAQGVHGHLTKKPEDIGAGDQGHMFGYATDETPELMPLTHVLATKLGAKLTEVRKNKTCPWLRPDGKTQVTVEYKNDGGAMIPIRVHTVLISTQHDETVTNDEIAKDLKQHVIKPVIPAKYLDDKTIFHLNPSGRFVIGGPHGDAGLTGRKIIIDTYGGWGAHGGGAFSGKDPTKVDRSGAYIVRQAAKSVVAAGLARRCIVQVSYAIGVPEPLSVFVDTYKTGTIPDKDILVLIKEAFDFRPGMMAINLDLKRGGNFRFQKTAAYGHFGREDPDFTWEVVKPLKPKA; encoded by the coding sequence ATGGAAACGTTCCTATTCACCTCCGAATCAGTCAACGAGGGACACCCCGACAAGCTCTGCGACCAAGTCTCCGACGCCATCCTCGACGCATGCCTCGAACAAGACCCCGAAAGCAAAGTAGCATGCGAGACGTGCACCAAGACCAACATGGTCATGGTCTTCGGCGAGATCACGACCTCCGCTAAAGTAGACTACGAAAAAATCGTCAGAGCCACCTGCAGAGAGATCGGTTTCGTCTCGGCCGACGTCGGCCTGGACGCAGACAAGTGCAACGTCCTGGTCAACATCGAGCAGCAGAGCCCCGACATCGCTCAGGGAGTTCACGGTCATTTGACCAAGAAGCCTGAGGACATCGGGGCCGGTGATCAGGGGCACATGTTCGGTTACGCTACGGATGAAACTCCTGAACTTATGCCGTTGACTCATGTGCTTGCCACCAAGCTCGGCGCGAAGCTTACCGAAGTGAGGAAGAACAAGACTTGTCCCTGGTTGAGACCTGATGGTAAGACGCAGGTCACTGTCGAGTACAAAAACGATGGTGGTGCCATGATTCCTATTCGTGTCCACACGGTTCTCATCTCGACTCAGCATGATGAGACCGTTACCAACGACGAGATCGCTAAGGACTTGAAGCAGCATGTGATCAAGCCGGTGATTCCCGCTAAGTACCTTGACGACAAGACCATCTTCCATCTCAACCCGTCTGGTCGATTTGTCATCGGTGGGCCTCACGGTGACGCTGGACTCACCGGGAGGAAGATCATCATCGACACGTACGGTGGTTGGGGTGCTCACGGTGGTGGTGCTTTCTCGGGGAAAGATCCCACCAAGGTTGATAGAAGCGGTGCTTACATCGTTAGGCAGGCTGCCAAGAGCGTGGTTGCAGCGGGGCTAGCGCGCCGCTGCATTGTCCAGGTGTCGTATGCTATCGGTGTGCCGGAGCCGCTCTCGGTGTTTGTTGACACGTACAAGACTGGGACTATCCCGGATAAGGATATCCTTGTGTTGATTAAGGAGGCCTTTGACTTTAGGCCTGGGATGATGGCTATTAACCTTGATTTGAAGAGAGGAGGTAACTTCAGGTTCCAGAAAACGGCGGCGTATGGTCATTTTGGGCGTGAAGATCCTGACTTCACTTGGGAGGTGGTGAAGCCACTCAAGCCAAAGGCCtaa